The DNA sequence GTCGGCGAAAAAGACCCGGTCCCCCTGGTTCCGGGCGCTCGTCGCGCCGGGGCTGTGGCTGCAACGGCTGACCACCCGGGAACCCGACCTGCCCCAGATCGAGGTGGCGATCGCATCGTTCCGGCGCGTGTCGGGGCCGCCGGGGTCGGAGGTCTCCCTTGTGGGATAAGCTCGAATCGGTCGTGGCGCGGATGCCGGAGCTGGAGCGGCTTCTGTCGGACCCGTCGGTCACGGGGAATCCGCGGGAGATGCAGCGGGTCGGACGGGAGCTCGCCGAACTGCGCCCGGTGGCGGCGGCCCACGCCCGGTACCGGAAGATCGAGCAGGAGCTCGCCGACAACCGCGTCCTCCAGGACGGGGAGACCGATCCCGCGATGAAGGCCATGATCCGCGAGGAGATCGATCGGCTGACCTCGGAAAAGGATCGCCTCGCGGAGGAGATCCGCGCCCTGCTCGTCCCGAAGGATCCCAACGACGAAAAGAACATCCTCATCGAGATCCGCGCCGGAGCCGGGGGAGACGAAGCGTCCGCCTTCGCCGCGGAACTCTTCCGCGCCTACGGCATGTACGCCGATTCCCGGCGCTGGAAAGTCGAGATCCTCTCCCGCAGCGAGACGGGGCTGGGGGGGACCAAGGAAGTGATCGCCATGATCGAGGGCCGCGGAGCGTACAGCCGCCTGAAGTACGAGAGCGGCGTCCACCGGGTCCAGCGCGTGCCGGCGACGGAGGCGGGGGGGCGGATCCACACCTCCACGGTGACCGTGGCGGTGATGCCCGAGGCGGAAGAGGTGGACGTGCAGATCCAGCCGGACGACCTGCGGATCGACGTGTTCCGCTCCTCCGGGCCGGGGGGGCAGAGCGTCAACACCACCGACTCCGCGGTGCGGATCACGCACGTCCCCACGGGTCTCGTCGTGCAGTGCCAGGACGAGAAGTCCCAGTTGAAGAACAAGTCGAAGGCGTTGAAGATCCTCCGCTCGCGGCTCTACGACGCCGAGATGGCGAAACGCCAGTCCGAGCGGGCCGACATGCGCCGCTCCCAGGTGGGGACGGGGGACCGCAGCGAGAGGATCCGCACCTACAATTTCCCCCAGAACCGCGTTACCGACCATCGGGTCGGGCTGACGCTGCACCAGCTCTCCACCGTGCTCGACGGCGGGTTCGACCCCTTCATCGACGCCCTGACGTCCCAGGCCCAGGTCGAGGCGCTCCGCAAGACCGGCTGAGTGCTGCATGCTCCTCTCGGAACTCCTCGCGATCTGCCGCCGGGAGATGGCGGGCGTCCGGGACGCTTCCCCCGGCGAGGCGGAGATCCTCGTCTCCGCGGTCACCGGGATTCCCCGGGGACGCCTCTTCCTTTCCATGGGCGACGACGTCGGCGACGCTTCGGTGCGGCTGTCCCCGCTGGTCGCGCGCCGCGCGGCGGGGGAGCCGCTGCAGTACGTTCTCGGCGCCTGGGATTTCTTCGGCAGGGAGTTCCTCCTCTCCCCCGACACGCTCATCCCGCGTCCCGAGACGGAGGGGCTGGCGGAGCATGCCCTTGCCGCTCTGCGCCGTTCCACCCGGGAGCGGCCCCTCGCGCTCGACGTGGGGACCGGGAGCGGGGCGATCGCGGTGACCCTCGCCGCGGAGGTTCCCGCGGCCCGCGTCGTCGCCGTCGACATCTCGCCCGGCGCCCTGCGGAAGGCGCGCGAGAACGCGGCGCGCCACGGAGTGGCGGACCGCTTCCTGCCGGTCGGCTGCGACCTGCTTTCCGCCTTGAAATGCGGGGAGCGATTTGATGTAGTGGTCTCCAACCCTCCGTACGTCGCCGAGGGGGAGTGGCCCCTCCTGCCGCCCGTGGTGCGCGACCACGAGCCGCCGGGGGCGCTTCTTGCCGGCCGGGACGGCCTGTCCGTCCTGCGGCCCCTGGTCGCAGGCGCCGCCGGTCTCCTGCATCCCGGAGGGGAGCTTTGGTGCGAGATCGGCGCTTCGCAGGGAGAGGCGGCATCCACGCTGCCGTGCGGATCCCTGCGGCCGCTGGGGGTCTTTCCGGACCTCGCGGGGCGGGACCGGTACTTCGGCTGGAAAAAACCGGAACGGGAGCGCTGACACTGGATATCTTCGTCATCAAGGGGGGCAGGCGTCTTTCGGGGACGTGCCGCGTCTCCGGCGCGAAAAACGCCGTGCTTCCGGCCATGGCGGCGTCGCTGCTCGCCGAGGGACCGGTGGAAATCGTGGGGGCGCCGCGGCTGCGGGACATCGCGACGTTCGCGAAGCTCCTCGGGATCCTCGGCGCGGAGGTCGCGCACGACGACGGCGGCGCGGACGGGCGCGAGGTGCTGAGGATCACGCCCGGAGAGGCCCGGAAGGCCGAGGCGCCCTACGAGCTGGTGAAAACGATGCGCGCGTCGGTCCTGGTCCTCGGGCCGCTCCTCGCACGGTACGGACGGGCCCGGATCTCCCTTCCCGGCGGATGCGCGATCGGCGCCCGCCCGATCGACCAGCACCTGCGGGGGCTGGAGCTCATGGGGGCGAGGACCTCCCTCTCCGAGGGGTACATCGAGGCGTCGGCGGATCACTTGTCGGGCGCCGCCGTCACCTTCGACATGAAGACGGTCACGGGGACGGAGAACCTGATGATGGCCGCCTCCCTCGCCGACGGGACGACCGTCCTTTCGAACGCGGCGCAGGAGCCCGAGGTGTGCGACCTCGCGCGGTTGCTGCGCGCCATGGGGGCGGACATCGAGGGGGAAGGCACCGACGAGATCGTGGTCCGGGGAGTCCGTTCCCTCCACGGAGCGCGCCACGAGGTGATGGCGGACCGGATCGAGGCGGCGACGCTGCTCCTGGCCGGGGCGATCACGGGCGGAGACGTGACGGCGCTGGGAGCGGACGCCTCGTCGATGAACGCCGTCGTCGAAAAGCTCCGTCGATCGGGTGCCGACGTGGAGTCCGTCCCGGGAGGGGTGCGCGTCCGCAGGGAGGGGCCGATCCGTTCCGTGAACGTCAAGACCGCCCCGTACCCGGGGTTTCCCACGGACGTGCAGGCGCAGTTCATGGCCTACATGTGCCTGGGGGACGGTTTCAGCATCATCTCCGAGACGATCTTCGAGAACCGGTTCATGCACGTGGCCGAGCTGCGGCGGATGGGGGCGCGGATCGACGTCTCGGGGAACACGGCCGCGGTGAAGGGGGTCCCGGCGCTTTCCGGGGCGCCGCTCATGGCGACCGACCTTCGCGCCTCGGCCTCGCTGGTGCTGGCGGGCCTGGCCGCGTCCGGGACGACCGAGGTGCTCCGGATCTACCACCTCGACCGCGGGTACGAGGCGCTGGAACACAGGCTCTCCTCCCTGGGCGCCGACATCGCACGGGTGAAGGAATAGGAGGCGGGACGCATGCGGTGGCACCGGTCGGGAACGGCGGGATTCCTC is a window from the bacterium genome containing:
- the prmC gene encoding peptide chain release factor N(5)-glutamine methyltransferase, whose translation is MLLSELLAICRREMAGVRDASPGEAEILVSAVTGIPRGRLFLSMGDDVGDASVRLSPLVARRAAGEPLQYVLGAWDFFGREFLLSPDTLIPRPETEGLAEHALAALRRSTRERPLALDVGTGSGAIAVTLAAEVPAARVVAVDISPGALRKARENAARHGVADRFLPVGCDLLSALKCGERFDVVVSNPPYVAEGEWPLLPPVVRDHEPPGALLAGRDGLSVLRPLVAGAAGLLHPGGELWCEIGASQGEAASTLPCGSLRPLGVFPDLAGRDRYFGWKKPERER
- the murA gene encoding UDP-N-acetylglucosamine 1-carboxyvinyltransferase, which translates into the protein MDIFVIKGGRRLSGTCRVSGAKNAVLPAMAASLLAEGPVEIVGAPRLRDIATFAKLLGILGAEVAHDDGGADGREVLRITPGEARKAEAPYELVKTMRASVLVLGPLLARYGRARISLPGGCAIGARPIDQHLRGLELMGARTSLSEGYIEASADHLSGAAVTFDMKTVTGTENLMMAASLADGTTVLSNAAQEPEVCDLARLLRAMGADIEGEGTDEIVVRGVRSLHGARHEVMADRIEAATLLLAGAITGGDVTALGADASSMNAVVEKLRRSGADVESVPGGVRVRREGPIRSVNVKTAPYPGFPTDVQAQFMAYMCLGDGFSIISETIFENRFMHVAELRRMGARIDVSGNTAAVKGVPALSGAPLMATDLRASASLVLAGLAASGTTEVLRIYHLDRGYEALEHRLSSLGADIARVKE
- the prfA gene encoding peptide chain release factor 1 → MWDKLESVVARMPELERLLSDPSVTGNPREMQRVGRELAELRPVAAAHARYRKIEQELADNRVLQDGETDPAMKAMIREEIDRLTSEKDRLAEEIRALLVPKDPNDEKNILIEIRAGAGGDEASAFAAELFRAYGMYADSRRWKVEILSRSETGLGGTKEVIAMIEGRGAYSRLKYESGVHRVQRVPATEAGGRIHTSTVTVAVMPEAEEVDVQIQPDDLRIDVFRSSGPGGQSVNTTDSAVRITHVPTGLVVQCQDEKSQLKNKSKALKILRSRLYDAEMAKRQSERADMRRSQVGTGDRSERIRTYNFPQNRVTDHRVGLTLHQLSTVLDGGFDPFIDALTSQAQVEALRKTG